One Vespa crabro chromosome 1, iyVesCrab1.2, whole genome shotgun sequence genomic region harbors:
- the LOC124432836 gene encoding probable cyclin-dependent serine/threonine-protein kinase DDB_G0292550, whose amino-acid sequence YDNKNHNNNNNNKNNNNNNNNNINNNNNNYNNNNNNNNNNYNNNNNNNKNNNNNNNNNNNSNNNNNINNNNNNNNNNNNYNNNNNNNNNNNNNNNNNKNNNNNNNNNNNNNNNNNNNNYNNNYNNNNNNNKNNNNNNNNNNNNNNNNNNNNNNNNNNNSNNNNNNNNNNNNNNNNNNKSNNNNNNNNNNNNNNNNNNNNNNNNNNNNNNNNNNNNNNNNNNNDNNKKTITISITNNNNNNNNNNNNNNNNNNNNNNNNNYNNNNSNNNNNFNNSNNNKNNVNTNDNNNNNNNNNNNNNNNNNNNNNINNNNDNNNNNDNNNNNNNNNNNNNNNNNKNNNNNNNNNNNNNNNNNNNNNNNNYNNNNNNNKNNNNNNNKNINNNNKNNNNNNNNNNNNNNKNNNNNNNINNNNNNNNNNNNNNNNNNNNNNNNNNDYNKKNNNHINNNNNNNNNNNNNNNNNNNNNNNNNNNNDYNKKNNNHINNNNNNNNNNNNNNNNNNNNNNNNNYNNNNSNNNNNINNNNNNRNNVNTNDNNNNNNNNNNNNNNNNNNNNNNNNNINNDNNNNNDNNNNNNNNNNKNTINNNNNNNNINNNSNNNNNNNNNNNYNNNSNNNNNNNNNNNKSNNNNNNNNNNNINNNNNNNNNNNNNNNNNNYNNNNNNNKNNNNNNNNNNNINNNNNNNNNNNNNNNNNNNNNNNNNNNNNNNNNNNNDNNNNNNNNNNNNNNNNNNNKNKNNNNNNNN is encoded by the exons tatgacaataaaaatcacaataataataataataataaaaataataacaacaataacaataacaatatcaataacaataataataactataacaataacaataacaataataataataattataataataataacaataataataaaaataataataataataataataataataataacagtaataacaataataacattaataataataataataacaataacaataacaataactataacaataacaataacaacaataataataataataataataataataataacaagaataacaataacaataacaataataataataataataataacaataataataacaataactataacaataactataacaataacaataacaataacaaaaacaataataataataataataataataataataacaacaataacaataacaataataataataataataataataataatagtaataataataataataataacaataataataataataataacaataataataataaaagcaacaataataataataataataataataataataataataataacaataacaataacaataacaataataataataataataataataataataataataataataataataataacaataacaataacgataacaataaaaaaacaataacaatatcaataacaaataacaataacaataataataacaataacaataacaataacaataacaataacaataacaataacaataacaattataataataataatagtaataataacaataattttaataatagtaataataataaaaacaatgtcaataccaatgataataataataacaataacaataacaataacaataacaataacaataataataataataacaatatcaacaacaataacgataacaataacaataacgataacaataacaataacaataacaataacaataacaataacaataacaataacaaaaacaataataataataataataataataataacaataataataataataacaataacaataataataataattataataataataacaataataataaaaataataataataataataataaaaacattaataataataataaaaataataacaataacaataacaataacaacaataataat aataaaaataataataataataataatatcaataacaataacaataacaataataataataataataataataataataataataataataataacaataacaataacgattacaataaaaaaaacaataaccatatcaataacaataacaataacaataacaataacaataataataataataataataataataataataataataataataacaataacgattacaataaaaaaaacaataaccatatcaataacaataacaataacaataacaataacaataacaataacaataacaataacaataacaataacaataacaattataataataataatagtaataataacaataatattaataataataataataatagaaacaatgtcaataccaatgataataataataacaataacaataacaataacaataacaataacaataacaataataataataataacaataacaatatcaataacgataacaataacaataacgataacaataacaataacaataataataacaataaaaataccattaacaataacaacaacaataacaatatcaataacaatagtaataataataacaataacaataataataataattataataataatagtaataataataataataataacaataataataataaaagcaacaataataataataataataataacaataatattaataataataataacaataataataataataacaataacaataataataataattataataataataacaataataataaaaataataataataataataataataataataacattaataataataataataataataataacaataacaataacaataacaacaataataataataataataataataataataataataataacaataacaataacaataacgataacaataacaataacaataacaataacaataacaataacaataacaataacaataacaaaaacaaaaataataataataataataataac
- the LOC124422839 gene encoding putative uncharacterized protein DDB_G0289263, which produces NNNNNNNNKNNNNNNNNKNNNNNNSNNNNNNNNNNNNNINNNNNNNNNNNNNNNNNNYSNNNNNNNNNNNNNNNNNNNNNNNNNNNNNNNNNNNNNNNNNNNNNNNNNNNNNNNNNNNNNNYNNNNSNNNNNINNNNNNKNNDNTNDNNNNNNNNNNNNNNNNNNNNNNNINNDNNNNNDNNNNNNNNNNNNNNNINNNNNNNNINNNSNNNNNNNNNNYYNNNSNNNNNNNNNNNKSNNNNNNNNNNNNNNNNNNNNNNNNNNNNNNYNNNNNNNKNNNNNNNNNNNNNYNNNND; this is translated from the exons aacaataataataataataataataaaaataataataataataataataataaaaataataataataataacagtaataacaacaataataataacaataacaataacaataacattaacaataacaataacaataacaataacaataacaataacaataacaataacaattatagtaa taataataataataataacaataataataataataataacaataataataataataataataataataataataataataataataataataataacaataataataataataacaataacaataacaataacaataacaataacaataacaataacaataacaataacaataacaataacaattataataataataatagtaataataacaataatattaataataataataataataaaaacaatgacaataccaatgataataataataacaataacaataacaataacaataacaataacaataataataataataacaataacaatatcaataacgataacaataacaataacgataacaataacaataacaataacaataacaataacaataacaataacattaacaataacaacaacaataacaatatcaataacaatagtaataataataacaataacaataataataattattataataataatagtaataataataataataataacaataataataataaaagcaacaataataataataataataataacaataataataataataataataacaataataataataataacaataacaataataataataattataataataataacaataataataaaaataataataataataacaataacaataataataataattataataataataacgat
- the LOC124422732 gene encoding probable cyclin-dependent serine/threonine-protein kinase DDB_G0292550: NNNNYNNNNDNNNKNNNKNNNNNNNNNNNNNNNNNNNNNNNNNNNNNNNNNNNNNNNNNNNNNNNNNNNNNNINNNSNNNNNNNNNNKNNNNNNNNNNNNNNNNNNNNNNINNNNNNYDNNNNNNNNDNNNNNNNNNNNNNNNNNNNNNNNNNNNNNNNINTNKYNNINNNKNNNNNNNNNNNNNDNHNNNYNNNNNNNNNNNNNNNNNNNNNNNNNNNNNNNNNNNNNNNNNNYNNNNNNNKNNNNNNNNNNNNNYNNNNDNNNKNNNNNNNNNNNNNNNNNNNNNNNNNNNINNNNNNNNNNNNNNNNNNNNYNNNNSNNNNNINNNNNNKNNVNTNDNNNNNNNNNNNNNNNNNNNNNNNNNNDNNNNNDNNNNNNNNNNNNNNNNNNNNNKNNNNNNNNNNNNNNNNNNNNNNNNNNNNNNNNNISNNNNNNNNNNNNDNKDNNNNNNISNNNNNINNNNNNNNNNNNYNNNNNNNNNNNNNNNNNNNNNN, encoded by the exons aataataataattataataataataacgataacaataacaaaaacaataacaagaacaataacaataacaataacaataataataataataataataataataataataacaataacaataacaataataataataataataataacaataataataacaataataataacaataacaataacaataacaataacaataacaacaacaataacaatatcaataacaatagtaataataataataacaataacaataataataaaaataataacaataacaataataataacaataataataacaataacaataacaataacaataataatatcaataacaataataataactatgacaataacaataataataataataatgacaataacaataacaataacaataacaataacaataacaataacaataacaataacaataacaataacaataacaataacaataacaataacaatatcaataccaataagtataataatattaataataataagaacaataacaataacaataacaataacaataacaataacgataaccataacaataactataacaataataataataataataataataataataataat aataataataataataataataacaataataataataataataataacaataataataataataacaataacaataataataataattataataataataacaataataataaaaataataataataataacaataacaataataataataattataataataataacgataacaataacaaaaacaataacaataacaataacaataacaataacaataataataataataataataataataacaataacaataacaataacattaacaataacaataacaataacaataacaataacaataacaataacaataacaataacaattataataataataatagtaataataacaataatattaataataataataataataaaaacaatgtcaataccaatgataataataataacaataacaataacaataacaataacaataacaataataataataataacaataacaataacaataacgataacaataacaataacgataacaataacaataacaataacaataacaataacaataacaataacaataacaataacaataacaaaaacaataataataataataataataataataacaataataataataataacaataataataataataataataataataataataataataataataatatcagtaataacaataataacaataataataataataacaatgacaataaggataacaataacaataataacatt agtaataacaataataacattaataataataataataacaataacaataacaataactataacaataacaataacaacaataataataataataataataataataataacaacaataacaataat